One genomic region from Candidatus Hydrogenedens sp. encodes:
- a CDS encoding anti-sigma factor antagonist (This anti-anti-sigma factor, or anti-sigma factor antagonist, belongs to a family that includes characterized members SpoIIAA, RsbV, RsfA, and RsfB.), which yields MEIEKVDYGHVILIRASGELDEKNMCELRLIIADYIRHKRNHVVVNMHDVEMMDMEASGYLLECLQMARRKGGDLKLVSPAIFVEQLFRFLGIWHYFEIYPNEKNAIDAFKLVA from the coding sequence ATGGAAATTGAAAAAGTGGATTATGGGCATGTCATTCTCATTCGGGCTTCAGGTGAGCTTGATGAGAAAAATATGTGTGAGTTACGGCTGATTATTGCCGATTACATCCGCCACAAGAGAAATCATGTTGTGGTTAACATGCATGATGTCGAGATGATGGATATGGAAGCATCTGGTTATCTATTAGAATGTTTACAGATGGCAAGGAGAAAAGGAGGCGATTTAAAGTTAGTATCTCCTGCAATTTTTGTCGAACAGCTCTTCCGTTTTCTCGGAATTTGGCATTATTTTGAGATATATCCAAACGAAAAGAACGCTATCGACGCATTTAAACTTGTAGCATAA